From Chelonia mydas isolate rCheMyd1 chromosome 22, rCheMyd1.pri.v2, whole genome shotgun sequence, the proteins below share one genomic window:
- the TMPRSS4 gene encoding transmembrane protease serine 4 isoform X3, with amino-acid sequence MATIVVIAFLIKAVLERYYFLCSKTFKFIPTQQQCDGREDCSWGEDEETCVQQVPEGPPMEVRISKDRSTLQVLNKETGAWFWACHDNFHMTLAKAACKQMGYSSVPAFRAVDIADTQGLPLREVTLNNGVLQGQDSGRHCLSGTVVSLACATCGESVRSPRVVGGGQARIDAWPWQVSLQHKTQHLCGGSIIDPRWILTAAHCFKNNLALQNWRVKAGSEILSNFNTIPVEKIFIIDSNHMFPKDNDIALVKLTSPLSISDTVKPICLPFFDEELPSHAPLWVTGWGYTEQDGTLSKSLQQAQIKLIDSNTCNALDAYQGDISDTMICAGLMEGGVDTCQGDSGGPLMYNPGHWQVVGIVSWGHGCGGPSTPGVYTKVQAYLNWIYTVQRVSVLVSETRH; translated from the exons TCAAGGCAGTCCTGGAACGCTACTACTTCCTCTGCAGTAAGACATTCAAGTTCATCCCCACGCAGCAGCAGTGTGACGGGCGGGAAGACTGCTCCTGGGGCGAGGACGAGGAGACCTGTGTGCAGCAGGTCCCAGAAGGCCCACCCATGGAAG TCCGCATTTCCAAAGACAGATCCACCTTGCAGGTGCTAAACAAAGAGACCGGAGCCTGGTTCTGGGCATGTCATGATAACTTTCATATGACCCTGGCAAAAGCAGCCTGCAAGCAAATGGGCTACAGCAG CGTCCCCGCCTTCAGAGCTGTGGACATTGCAGACACGCAGGGCCTGCCCCTCAGGGAGGTCACATTGAACAAtggggtcctccaagggcaagacTCCGGCAG GCACTGCCTCTCTGGGACCGTCGTTTCACTCGCATGTGCCA CCTGTGGAGAAAGTGTGAGGTCTCCACGTGTGGTtggtgggggccaggccaggaTCGACGCCTGGCCATGGCAGGTCAGCTTACAGCACAAAACCCAGCACCTCTGTGGGGGCAGCATCATTGACCCGAGGTGGATTCTCACAGCAGCACATTGCTTCAA GAACAACCTGGCCCTTCAGAACTGGCGAGTGAAAGCAGGATCCGAAATCCTCTCCAACTTCAACACTATCCCTGTGGAAAAGATCTTCATCATTGACAGTAATCATATGTTTCCCAAAGATAATGACATTGCCCTGGTAAAACTAACGTCTCCATTAAGTATTTCAG ACACAGTTAAGCCAATCTGTCTGCCTTTTTTTGATGAGGAACTGCCCTCACATGCCCCACTGTGGGTGACAGGCTGGGGCTACACAGAGCAGGATG GTACATTGTCCAAGTCTCTGCAGCAGGCCCAGATCAAACTGATTGACAGCAACACCTGCAATGCTCTCGATGCCTACCAGGGGGACATCTCAGATACGATGATATGTGCAGGCCTCATGGAAGGTGGTGTCGATACCTGCCAG GGAGACAGCGGCGGCCCCTTGATGTACAATCCAGGGCACTGGCAGGTGGTGGGGATCGTCAGCTGGGGACATGGCTGTGGCGGACCAAGCACTCCCGGCGTCTACACCAAGGTGCAGGCCTATCTCAATTGGATCTACACCGTCCAGAGGGTCAGCGTCCTTGTCTCTGAAACCAGACACTGA
- the TMPRSS4 gene encoding transmembrane protease serine 4 isoform X2: MDTNSEWPLNRRVKAVLERYYFLCSKTFKFIPTQQQCDGREDCSWGEDEETCVQQVPEGPPMEVRISKDRSTLQVLNKETGAWFWACHDNFHMTLAKAACKQMGYSSVPAFRAVDIADTQGLPLREVTLNNGVLQGQDSGRHCLSGTVVSLACATCGESVRSPRVVGGGQARIDAWPWQVSLQHKTQHLCGGSIIDPRWILTAAHCFKNNLALQNWRVKAGSEILSNFNTIPVEKIFIIDSNHMFPKDNDIALVKLTSPLSISDTVKPICLPFFDEELPSHAPLWVTGWGYTEQDGTLSKSLQQAQIKLIDSNTCNALDAYQGDISDTMICAGLMEGGVDTCQGDSGGPLMYNPGHWQVVGIVSWGHGCGGPSTPGVYTKVQAYLNWIYTVQRVSVLVSETRH; this comes from the exons TCAAGGCAGTCCTGGAACGCTACTACTTCCTCTGCAGTAAGACATTCAAGTTCATCCCCACGCAGCAGCAGTGTGACGGGCGGGAAGACTGCTCCTGGGGCGAGGACGAGGAGACCTGTGTGCAGCAGGTCCCAGAAGGCCCACCCATGGAAG TCCGCATTTCCAAAGACAGATCCACCTTGCAGGTGCTAAACAAAGAGACCGGAGCCTGGTTCTGGGCATGTCATGATAACTTTCATATGACCCTGGCAAAAGCAGCCTGCAAGCAAATGGGCTACAGCAG CGTCCCCGCCTTCAGAGCTGTGGACATTGCAGACACGCAGGGCCTGCCCCTCAGGGAGGTCACATTGAACAAtggggtcctccaagggcaagacTCCGGCAG GCACTGCCTCTCTGGGACCGTCGTTTCACTCGCATGTGCCA CCTGTGGAGAAAGTGTGAGGTCTCCACGTGTGGTtggtgggggccaggccaggaTCGACGCCTGGCCATGGCAGGTCAGCTTACAGCACAAAACCCAGCACCTCTGTGGGGGCAGCATCATTGACCCGAGGTGGATTCTCACAGCAGCACATTGCTTCAA GAACAACCTGGCCCTTCAGAACTGGCGAGTGAAAGCAGGATCCGAAATCCTCTCCAACTTCAACACTATCCCTGTGGAAAAGATCTTCATCATTGACAGTAATCATATGTTTCCCAAAGATAATGACATTGCCCTGGTAAAACTAACGTCTCCATTAAGTATTTCAG ACACAGTTAAGCCAATCTGTCTGCCTTTTTTTGATGAGGAACTGCCCTCACATGCCCCACTGTGGGTGACAGGCTGGGGCTACACAGAGCAGGATG GTACATTGTCCAAGTCTCTGCAGCAGGCCCAGATCAAACTGATTGACAGCAACACCTGCAATGCTCTCGATGCCTACCAGGGGGACATCTCAGATACGATGATATGTGCAGGCCTCATGGAAGGTGGTGTCGATACCTGCCAG GGAGACAGCGGCGGCCCCTTGATGTACAATCCAGGGCACTGGCAGGTGGTGGGGATCGTCAGCTGGGGACATGGCTGTGGCGGACCAAGCACTCCCGGCGTCTACACCAAGGTGCAGGCCTATCTCAATTGGATCTACACCGTCCAGAGGGTCAGCGTCCTTGTCTCTGAAACCAGACACTGA
- the TMPRSS4 gene encoding transmembrane protease serine 4 isoform X4: MEVRISKDRSTLQVLNKETGAWFWACHDNFHMTLAKAACKQMGYSSVPAFRAVDIADTQGLPLREVTLNNGVLQGQDSGRHCLSGTVVSLACATCGESVRSPRVVGGGQARIDAWPWQVSLQHKTQHLCGGSIIDPRWILTAAHCFKNNLALQNWRVKAGSEILSNFNTIPVEKIFIIDSNHMFPKDNDIALVKLTSPLSISDTVKPICLPFFDEELPSHAPLWVTGWGYTEQDGTLSKSLQQAQIKLIDSNTCNALDAYQGDISDTMICAGLMEGGVDTCQGDSGGPLMYNPGHWQVVGIVSWGHGCGGPSTPGVYTKVQAYLNWIYTVQRVSVLVSETRH, translated from the exons ATGGAAG TCCGCATTTCCAAAGACAGATCCACCTTGCAGGTGCTAAACAAAGAGACCGGAGCCTGGTTCTGGGCATGTCATGATAACTTTCATATGACCCTGGCAAAAGCAGCCTGCAAGCAAATGGGCTACAGCAG CGTCCCCGCCTTCAGAGCTGTGGACATTGCAGACACGCAGGGCCTGCCCCTCAGGGAGGTCACATTGAACAAtggggtcctccaagggcaagacTCCGGCAG GCACTGCCTCTCTGGGACCGTCGTTTCACTCGCATGTGCCA CCTGTGGAGAAAGTGTGAGGTCTCCACGTGTGGTtggtgggggccaggccaggaTCGACGCCTGGCCATGGCAGGTCAGCTTACAGCACAAAACCCAGCACCTCTGTGGGGGCAGCATCATTGACCCGAGGTGGATTCTCACAGCAGCACATTGCTTCAA GAACAACCTGGCCCTTCAGAACTGGCGAGTGAAAGCAGGATCCGAAATCCTCTCCAACTTCAACACTATCCCTGTGGAAAAGATCTTCATCATTGACAGTAATCATATGTTTCCCAAAGATAATGACATTGCCCTGGTAAAACTAACGTCTCCATTAAGTATTTCAG ACACAGTTAAGCCAATCTGTCTGCCTTTTTTTGATGAGGAACTGCCCTCACATGCCCCACTGTGGGTGACAGGCTGGGGCTACACAGAGCAGGATG GTACATTGTCCAAGTCTCTGCAGCAGGCCCAGATCAAACTGATTGACAGCAACACCTGCAATGCTCTCGATGCCTACCAGGGGGACATCTCAGATACGATGATATGTGCAGGCCTCATGGAAGGTGGTGTCGATACCTGCCAG GGAGACAGCGGCGGCCCCTTGATGTACAATCCAGGGCACTGGCAGGTGGTGGGGATCGTCAGCTGGGGACATGGCTGTGGCGGACCAAGCACTCCCGGCGTCTACACCAAGGTGCAGGCCTATCTCAATTGGATCTACACCGTCCAGAGGGTCAGCGTCCTTGTCTCTGAAACCAGACACTGA